In Virgibacillus sp. NKC19-16, a single genomic region encodes these proteins:
- a CDS encoding AI-2E family transporter, translating into MIQNKKAIRFLYWLITGIFVFLFIYLLVNLFPLYGAFFSFILRLLSPFLVSLLIAYLLYPVIKKLHNYNIPRGLAILSIYILFLGGSAYLIYRVYPAVIHQLQDLNEQLPVLIDMYENLIYQLYEYTSFLPEAVHDKIDALITRVETGLENILDKLVGGVTRIFDAIIFLTVIPVLVFYFLKDYHKLKDYFKKFIPRKYRPQTGELVYAIDKSLGNYIRGQLLVSLFVSLATWIVFQFLNINYALLLAIIMGITNLIPYFGPIIGAVPVVAIALTTSWELVIFVSIAILVIQIIEGNLLSPYIVGKSINIHPIAIIFALLLGGDLFGVIGLIVAVPLLTIGKVVTEHILAMRRSID; encoded by the coding sequence ATGATCCAAAATAAAAAAGCAATACGTTTTCTTTACTGGCTTATCACCGGTATTTTTGTTTTTTTATTTATCTATTTACTTGTTAATCTGTTCCCATTATATGGAGCCTTTTTTTCATTTATATTGCGGTTGTTATCTCCATTTCTTGTTTCGCTGTTAATCGCCTATCTTCTTTACCCCGTCATAAAAAAATTGCATAACTACAATATACCAAGAGGATTAGCTATACTTTCCATTTATATATTATTTCTTGGTGGTTCAGCTTATTTAATTTACCGTGTTTATCCTGCTGTAATCCATCAGCTACAGGATTTAAATGAGCAATTGCCCGTTTTAATTGATATGTACGAAAATCTCATTTATCAGTTATATGAATACACATCATTTTTACCGGAGGCAGTTCATGATAAGATAGACGCATTGATCACAAGGGTTGAGACTGGGCTGGAAAATATATTGGATAAACTAGTCGGTGGCGTTACAAGGATTTTTGATGCGATTATATTTCTTACTGTCATCCCTGTACTCGTATTTTATTTCCTGAAGGATTATCATAAACTAAAGGATTACTTTAAGAAATTTATCCCGAGGAAATATCGGCCGCAGACAGGAGAACTAGTTTATGCTATTGATAAGAGCTTGGGAAATTATATACGTGGGCAATTACTTGTTTCGTTATTTGTTAGTCTAGCAACATGGATTGTTTTCCAGTTTTTAAACATAAATTATGCGCTGTTGTTAGCAATTATTATGGGGATTACTAATCTTATTCCTTATTTCGGACCAATTATAGGAGCCGTTCCAGTGGTGGCTATTGCGCTTACAACGTCCTGGGAATTAGTTATATTTGTGAGTATTGCGATATTAGTTATCCAGATTATTGAAGGGAATTTGTTATCACCATATATTGTCGGGAAAAGTATTAATATCCATCCAATCGCGATTATATTTGCTTTATTATTAGGTGGGGATTTGTTTGGGGTCATTGGGTTGATTGTCGCCGTACCTCTATTAACAATAGGTAAGGTGGTCACAGAACATATCCTAGCAATGAGACGCAGTATTGATTGA
- the mnmA gene encoding tRNA 2-thiouridine(34) synthase MnmA has translation MKSNKDTRVVVGMSGGVDSSVAALLLKEQGYDVVGIFMKNWDDTDEFGVCTATEDFDDVVRVCNQLDIPYYAVNFEKQYWDKVFTYFLDEYKAGRTPNPDVICNKEIKFKAFLDHALSLGADYLATGHYARVRNNNGRYEMLRGVDDNKDQTYFLNQLSADVLEKVMFPLGEIPKSRVREIALEYELVTATKKDSTGICFIGERNFKDFLKEYIPAQPGEMRTMDGVVKGNHDGLMYYTLGQRQGLGIGGSGDPWFVVGKNLKENVLYVEQGFANDKLYSDGLIATDVNWINSDIIKDNFTCTAKFRYRQQDSDVKVTLLEDGKVYVDFAERERAVTPGQAVVFYDGDICLGGGTIDEILKDNKSLDYVG, from the coding sequence ATGAAAAGCAATAAAGATACAAGAGTTGTAGTTGGGATGAGCGGTGGCGTCGACTCATCCGTAGCTGCATTACTATTGAAAGAACAAGGGTATGATGTTGTTGGTATTTTCATGAAAAACTGGGATGATACCGATGAATTTGGCGTGTGTACAGCGACAGAGGATTTTGATGATGTTGTTCGGGTATGTAATCAACTGGATATTCCGTACTACGCAGTTAACTTTGAAAAACAGTATTGGGATAAAGTGTTTACGTACTTCTTAGATGAGTATAAAGCAGGCAGGACTCCAAATCCCGATGTAATTTGTAATAAGGAAATTAAATTTAAAGCGTTTCTCGATCATGCACTTTCCTTGGGAGCAGATTATTTAGCAACAGGACATTATGCACGTGTCCGAAATAATAACGGTCGCTATGAAATGCTACGCGGTGTTGACGATAATAAAGACCAAACATATTTCCTGAACCAACTCTCAGCAGATGTGTTGGAAAAAGTAATGTTTCCACTAGGGGAAATACCGAAATCAAGGGTTAGAGAAATTGCACTTGAATATGAACTCGTCACAGCTACCAAAAAAGATAGTACAGGAATCTGTTTTATCGGTGAACGTAATTTCAAAGATTTCTTAAAAGAATATATACCTGCTCAACCAGGCGAAATGAGAACAATGGATGGTGTTGTAAAGGGAAATCATGATGGTTTGATGTATTATACGTTAGGTCAGCGGCAAGGGCTTGGAATTGGCGGTTCTGGTGATCCATGGTTTGTTGTTGGAAAAAATCTCAAGGAAAATGTACTATATGTGGAACAAGGATTTGCTAATGATAAGTTATATTCAGATGGACTAATCGCTACAGATGTGAATTGGATCAACTCGGATATAATAAAAGACAACTTCACGTGTACGGCAAAATTCCGTTATCGTCAACAAGACAGTGATGTAAAAGTTACCTTGCTCGAAGATGGGAAGGTATATGTTGATTTTGCTGAGAGAGAACGTGCTGTTACACCAGGACAAGCAGTTGTATTTTATGATGGTGATATTTGTCTTGGCGGAGGAACAATAGATGAAATCTTGAAAGATAATAAATCACTTGATTATGTTGGGTAA
- the recD2 gene encoding SF1B family DNA helicase RecD2 has protein sequence MGLDRQSNEEKGYIKGELLYMIFHNEKEHFSIAKINVQDTNEEYKEKEIVAKGYFSNLQTQTAYYFYGDFERHPKFGLQYKVLSYQTYIPDTKDGLIAYLSSDLFYGVGKKTASRIVKHLGEGAVSKILNNSDVLADVPGLKQETADILAKSLQENQGFEQIVVYLSKYGIGLKMAQKIFQEYKEDAISILEEDPYQYVFDIEGFGFQTADEIARQNGLSLSHPNRIGAGCIYVLQKSIQDGHVYLPLKHCVRQMLDLLSNNSLSEELIIDRLNDLNTTKRIIIQDENIYLPSLYYAEDGFASHLNRVIDKPMEENVPLAELMKIIGDIEDSEVLSYGKEQFAAINQALHSKVMILTGGPGTGKTTVIKGILNAYATINSLTLDPSDYDSETPFPFVLTAPTGRAAKRLTESTGLPAVTIHRLLGWDGKNGFEKNQNEPLSGKFLIIDEFSMVDIWLANNLFKAIPDDMQVLIVGDEDQLPSVGPGQVLSDLLKSERIPFVSLHEVYRQKEGSKIIHLAHEIKNDAEITLQNDKDFSFIPCNEQQMLDVIMTIFSRAMEKGIDVKDIQVLAPMYRTKAGITMINKELQQLINPKTSRRREVKFNEVIYRVGDKVLQLVNQPEHGVYNGDIGEVAAIFEEDENKENVEQIVILFEDKEVVYERKDYVNIMHAYCVSIHKSQGSEFPIVILPVASTYNRMLRKNLLYTAITRSKESLIICGQEQAFLRGVRTMDTNKRYTNLKEQLTERIAGLPQALVEESETEKEITPYDFM, from the coding sequence ATGGGATTAGACAGGCAATCTAATGAAGAAAAAGGATATATAAAAGGCGAGCTCCTCTATATGATTTTTCATAATGAAAAAGAGCATTTTTCTATTGCAAAAATCAATGTTCAGGATACGAATGAGGAGTATAAGGAAAAAGAAATTGTTGCCAAAGGGTACTTTTCTAATCTTCAAACACAAACAGCCTATTACTTCTATGGTGATTTCGAGCGACATCCCAAGTTCGGCCTGCAATATAAAGTCTTGTCCTATCAAACGTATATTCCGGATACGAAGGACGGGCTGATTGCCTATCTTTCCAGTGATTTATTTTATGGCGTTGGGAAAAAGACAGCTAGTCGAATTGTAAAACATTTGGGTGAGGGCGCGGTGTCCAAAATCCTAAACAATTCTGACGTACTAGCAGATGTCCCCGGTTTAAAACAGGAAACAGCAGACATATTGGCTAAGAGTCTCCAGGAAAATCAAGGCTTTGAGCAAATTGTTGTCTATTTATCCAAGTACGGTATAGGTTTAAAAATGGCCCAGAAAATATTTCAAGAATATAAAGAAGATGCAATCTCTATTTTGGAAGAGGATCCGTATCAGTATGTTTTCGATATTGAAGGGTTTGGGTTTCAAACTGCAGACGAGATAGCGAGACAAAACGGTCTTTCTCTGTCACATCCAAACCGCATTGGTGCCGGGTGTATTTATGTCCTGCAGAAAAGCATTCAGGATGGACATGTTTATTTACCACTAAAGCATTGTGTTAGACAAATGCTTGATTTGCTTTCGAATAATTCCTTATCCGAGGAATTAATCATTGATAGATTGAATGATTTAAATACAACGAAACGCATTATTATCCAGGATGAAAATATTTATCTGCCATCACTCTACTATGCTGAGGACGGATTTGCATCCCATTTAAATAGGGTTATCGATAAACCGATGGAAGAGAATGTTCCTTTAGCTGAATTAATGAAAATAATCGGTGATATAGAGGATAGCGAAGTATTAAGTTATGGGAAAGAACAGTTTGCGGCTATTAATCAAGCACTGCACTCTAAAGTTATGATTCTGACAGGAGGACCGGGGACAGGCAAAACAACGGTTATTAAAGGTATTCTTAATGCGTATGCGACCATTAATAGTCTCACGCTGGACCCTAGTGATTATGACAGTGAAACACCGTTCCCTTTTGTCTTAACAGCACCAACAGGACGTGCTGCAAAGCGTTTAACTGAATCCACAGGTCTTCCTGCTGTCACCATCCATCGTCTGCTAGGCTGGGATGGGAAGAATGGATTTGAAAAAAATCAAAATGAGCCGCTGTCAGGAAAGTTTTTAATTATTGATGAATTCTCCATGGTAGATATTTGGTTAGCCAATAATCTTTTCAAAGCAATACCGGATGACATGCAAGTCCTAATCGTTGGTGATGAAGACCAGCTTCCCTCGGTGGGGCCAGGTCAGGTTTTATCTGATTTATTAAAGAGTGAACGCATACCATTTGTTAGCCTTCATGAGGTATACCGTCAAAAAGAAGGTTCCAAAATCATTCATCTTGCGCATGAAATTAAAAATGATGCTGAAATAACATTGCAAAATGATAAAGATTTCAGCTTTATTCCATGTAATGAACAACAGATGCTTGACGTGATTATGACCATTTTTTCAAGAGCAATGGAAAAAGGAATTGACGTCAAAGATATTCAAGTGCTAGCACCAATGTATCGAACAAAAGCAGGGATTACAATGATCAATAAAGAGCTTCAGCAGTTGATTAATCCTAAGACATCCAGAAGAAGGGAAGTAAAATTTAACGAGGTCATCTACCGGGTTGGTGACAAAGTCTTGCAACTTGTTAATCAACCGGAACATGGGGTTTATAATGGAGATATCGGAGAAGTAGCTGCTATATTTGAGGAAGATGAAAATAAGGAAAACGTTGAACAAATAGTCATATTATTTGAAGATAAAGAAGTGGTTTATGAGCGTAAAGACTATGTGAATATCATGCATGCGTATTGTGTGTCGATTCATAAATCACAGGGCAGCGAATTCCCAATTGTTATTCTGCCGGTTGCTTCCACTTACAATCGCATGCTTCGTAAAAATCTACTCTATACAGCAATTACAAGAAGCAAAGAGTCACTGATTATTTGCGGACAAGAGCAAGCATTCCTGCGAGGCGTACGGACAATGGATACTAATAAGCGATATACAAATTTAAAAGAACAATTAACAGAAAGGATCGCGGGTCTTCCGCAAGCGTTGGTGGAGGAGTCAGAAACCGAAAAAGAAATTACGCCATACGATTTTATGTGA
- a CDS encoding tetratricopeptide repeat protein — MDKNEQAINYMKENKYEEAAGIFSEIIEEHPDDPVGYINFGNLLLHAGDLTRAQRFFEKAISLDSHAATAYYGLGNLYFEESIYPKAQENFQKAIELGLEESDVYYLLGMTLQHQEHYKLALPYLLRATELDPEDEEVKFQYGLALAQSDHIKEAEPIFKQVLKKNPEHSDAHYNLGVIALFNENVSEALRHFDEALRIQPDHLLAANGKKNVEEAMK; from the coding sequence ATGGATAAAAACGAACAGGCTATTAATTATATGAAGGAAAATAAATATGAAGAGGCTGCCGGTATCTTTTCAGAGATAATCGAAGAACATCCTGACGATCCGGTTGGCTATATTAATTTTGGTAATTTACTATTGCATGCGGGTGACCTGACTCGTGCACAGCGTTTTTTTGAAAAAGCGATCAGCTTAGATTCACATGCAGCTACAGCCTATTATGGACTTGGAAATCTTTATTTCGAAGAATCAATCTACCCAAAAGCACAGGAAAATTTCCAAAAGGCGATTGAATTAGGGCTTGAAGAAAGTGATGTGTATTACCTGCTGGGAATGACACTTCAACATCAAGAACACTATAAACTCGCTTTGCCATATCTTCTAAGAGCAACAGAACTGGATCCGGAAGATGAAGAAGTGAAATTTCAATATGGACTTGCACTTGCACAAAGTGATCACATTAAAGAGGCTGAACCCATTTTTAAGCAAGTGTTGAAAAAGAATCCGGAGCATAGTGACGCACATTATAATCTGGGGGTTATTGCTTTATTTAATGAAAACGTAAGTGAAGCATTAAGGCATTTTGATGAGGCGTTACGTATACAACCAGATCATTTGCTGGCAGCGAACGGAAAGAAAAATGTGGAAGAAGCAATGAAATAA